From the Musa acuminata AAA Group cultivar baxijiao chromosome BXJ3-7, Cavendish_Baxijiao_AAA, whole genome shotgun sequence genome, one window contains:
- the LOC103992234 gene encoding 14-3-3-like protein 16R, producing the protein MAVGREESVYMAKLAEQAERYEEMVEYMEKVAGAAGEGEELTVEERNLLSVAYKNVIGARRASWRIVSSIEQKEEGRGNHDHVAAIRGYRSRIESELDSICGGILRLLDARLIPVAAAADSKVFYLKMKGDYYRYLAEFKTGSERKDAAENTFSAYKAAQDVALAELAATHPIRLGLALNFSVFYYEILNSPDKACDLAKQAFDEAISELDTLGEESYKDSTLIMQLLRDNLTLWTSDMQEDGLDEIREASKLEDGDEH; encoded by the exons ATGGCAGTGGGGAGGGAAGAGAGTGTGTACATGGCGAAGCTGGCAGAGCAGGCGGAGCGTTACGAGGAGATGGTGGAGTACATGGAGAAGGTCGCCGGTGCggcgggggagggggaggagctCACGGTGGAGGAGCGCAACCTCCTCTCCGTCGCCTACAAGAACGTCATCGGCGCCCGCCGCGCGTCTTGGCGGATCGTCTCCTCCATCGAGCAGAAGGAGGAGGGCCGCGGAAACCACGACCACGTTGCCGCCATCCGCGGCTACCGCTCTCGGATCGAGTCCGAGCTCGACTCCATCTGTGGCGGCATCCTCCGCCTCCTCGATGCCCGCCTCAtccccgtcgccgccgccgccgactcCAAGGTCTTCTACCTGAAGATGAAGGGTGACTATTACCGCTACCTGGCCGAATTTAAGACCGGATCTGAGCGCAAGGACGCTGCCGAGAACACCTTCTCCGCCTACAAGGCTGCTCAG GACGTTGCGTTAGCAGAGTTGGCAGCTACGCATCCGATCCGGCTGGGTTTAGCGCTGAATTTTTCTGTGTTCTACTACGAGATCTTGAATTCACCGGACAAGGCTTGTGATCTCGCCAAGCAG GCTTTTGATGAAGCAATTTCTGAGTTGGATACTCTGGGAGAGGAATCATACAAGGATAGCACTCTAATCATGCAGCTTCTACGTGACAACCTTACCTTGTGGACTTCTGACATGCAG GAGGACGGCCTAGATGAGATCAGAGAAGCAAGTAAACTCGAAGACGGTGATGAGCATTAG